Proteins from a genomic interval of Harpia harpyja isolate bHarHar1 chromosome 7, bHarHar1 primary haplotype, whole genome shotgun sequence:
- the CHD5 gene encoding chromodomain-helicase-DNA-binding protein 5 isoform X6 — protein sequence MRGPAGAGRELPDDAENEEDVSEEDDGVLEGLDEFFTEEQVAVQKKKKSKKLKDGKAAKIKRRKKEGSNDEMSDNDEEIEEKSESEGSDYSPNKKKKKKLKDKKEKKPKRKKKDEEEDDNEDGGLKEPKSSAQLMEEWGLDDVDYIFSEEDYHTLTNYKAFSQFLRPLIAKKNPKIPMSKMMTVLGAKWREFSANNPFKGSSAAAAAAAVAAAVETVTVAPPLAASPQQSALPTIIRKAKTKEGKGPGVRKKIKGSKDGKKKGKGKKMAGLKFRFGGIPSKRKKGSSSEEEEREESDFDSASINSSSVRSECSAGLGKRGKRRRKKKRIEEGDGYETDHQDYCEVCQQGGEIILCDTCPRAYHLVCLDPELEKAPEGKWSCPHCEKEGIQWEPKEEEEEEEEGGEEEEDDHMEFCRVCKDGGELLCCDTCPSSYHLHCLNPPLPEIPNGEWLCPRCTCPPLKGKVQRILHWAWKEPPATPLPPVLPTPDAELALPAPKVLEGIPEREFFVKWAGLSYWHCSWVKELQLELYHTVMYRNYQRKNDMDEPPAFDYGSGDEDSQREKRKNKDPQYAKMEERFYRYGIKPEWMMIHRILNHSFDKKGDIHYLIKWKDLPYDQCTWEIDEIDIPYYENLKHLYWNHRELMLGEDTRPLKKLNKKGKKLKEEKLEKPPETPLVDPTVKFDKQPWYIDATGGTLHPYQLEGLNWLRFSWAQGTDTILADEMGLGKTVQTIVFLYSLYKEGHSKGPYLVSAPLSTIINWEREFEMWAPDFYVVTYTGDKESRSVIRENEFSFEDNAIRSGKKVFRMKKEAQIKFHVLLTSYELITIDQAVLGSIEWACLVVDEAHRLKNNQSKFFRVLNSYKIDYKLLLTGTPLQNNLEELFHLLNFLTPERFNNLEGFLEEFADISKEDQIKKLHDLLGPHMLRRLKADVFKNMPAKTELIVRVELSQMQKKYYKFILTRNFEALNSKGGGNQVSLLNIMMDLKKCCNHPYLFPVAAVEAPVLPNGSYDGNSLVKSSGKLMLLQKMLKKLRDGGHRVLIFSQAFSRAHRIGQNKKVMIYRFVTRASVEERITQVAKRKMMLTHLVVRPGLGSKSGSMTKQELDDILKFGTEELFKDDVEGMVSQGQRITMPDAVTPFSDALSTKGGAVTPGMKKKHSGTPPGDNKDVDDSSVIHYDDAAISKLLDRNQDATDDTELQNMNEYLSSFKVAQYVVREEDGVEEVEREIIKQEENVDPDYWEKLLRHHYEQQQEDLARNLGKGKRIRKQVNYNDASQEDQEWQDELSDNQSEYSIGSEDEDEDFEERPEGQSGRRQSRRQLKSDRDKPLPPLLARVGGNIEVLGFNARQRKAFLNAIMRWGMPPQDAFNSHWLVRDLRGKSEKEFRAYVSLFMRHLCEPGADGAETFADGVPREGLSRQHVLTRIGVMSLVRKKVQEFEHVNGKYSTPDLILEGPESKKSSEIVSSGPNTPIPASPAHMHAGSVALVDKIETQLGFQEEKEQVEQKSRKVSDSQVPVSAEKAESEECTESCDSKEKPRVEKQEESEKAEPSPEPLVKDEGIQEKEKPLEKPELNSSLGKGEDKEVKPAEDAKAEEKEQSEAQQNGDREEEEDGKKDDRNMNFRFMFNIADGGFTELHTLWQNEERAAISSGKIYDIWHRRHDYWLLAGIVTHGYARWQDIQNDPRYVILNEPFKSEIHKGNYLEMKNKFLARRFKLLEQALVIEEQLRRAAYLNMTQDPSHPAMALNARLAEVECLAESHQHLSKESLAGNKPANAVLHKVLNQLEELLSDMKADVTRLPSMLSRIPPVAARLQMSERSILSRLATRGGDPAVQQGSFGSSQIYNNNFGPNFRGPGPGGIVNYSQMPLGPYVTDI from the exons atgcgggggccggcgggggccggcCGGGAGCTGCCGGACGACGCGGAGAACGAGGAGGACGTCTCGG AAGAAGATGATGGGGTGCTGGAAGGACTCGATGAGTTTTTCACAGAAGAGCAAGTCgctgtgcagaaaaaaaagaaatccaagaagCTGAAAGATGGCAAGGCTGCCAAAatcaagaggaggaagaaggag GGGAGCAATGACGAAATGTCAGACAATGATGAGGAGATTGAGGAGAAGTCTGAGAGTGAAGGGAGTGACTATTCCCccaacaaaaagaagaagaaaaaactgaaggacaagaaggagaaaaagccaaaacggaagaagaaggatgaagaggaggatgaCAACGAGGATGGAGGTCTAAAG GAGCCCAAGAGCTCAGCCCAGCTGATGGAAGAATGGGGCCTTGATGACGTAGATTACATCTTCTCAGAAGAAGATTATCATACTCTGACCAATTACAAGGCTTTCAGCCAGTTCCTCAG GCCTCTGATCGCCAAGAAGAACCCCAAGATCCCCATGTCCAAGATGATGACCGTGCTTGGTGCCAAGTGGCGAGAGTTCAGTGCCAACAACCCGTTCAagggcagctcagcagcagcagcagcagcggctgtTGCTGCAGCTGTGGAGACGGTCACTGTCGCTCCACCGCTTGCCGCCAGCCCCCAGCAGTCTGCCTTGCCCACCATCATCAGGAAGGCTAAGACCAAGGAGGGCAAGG GTCCGGGAGTGCGGAAGAAAATCAAGGGCTCCAAAGAcgggaagaaaaaagggaaggggaaaaagatggCAGGCTTGAAATTCCGGTTTGGAGGAATccccagcaaaaggaaaaagggcTCCTCT AGCGAAGAGGAGGAACGGGAGGAATCCGACTTTGACAGTGCCAGCATCAACAGCTCCTCAGTGCGCTCCGAGTGCTCGGCTGGcctggggaagagagggaagaggaggagaaagaaaaagagga TCGAAGAAGGGGACGGGTACGAGACGGACCACCAGGACTACTGCGAGGTgtgccagcagggaggagagaTCATCCTGTGCGACACCTGTCCTCGCGCCTACCACCTCGTCTGCCTGGACCCCGAGCTGGAGAAGGCCCCCGAGGGCAAGTGGAGCTGCCCCCACTGC GAGAAGGAGGGCATCCAGTGGGAGccgaaggaggaggaggaggaggaagaggaaggtggtgaggaggaggaggacgaccACATGGAGTTCTGCCGGGTCTGTAAGGATGGaggggagctgctgtgctgcGACACCTGCCCGTCCTCCTACCACCTCCACTGCCTGAACCCGCCACTGCCAGAAATACCAAACGGTGAATGGCTCTGCCCTCGCTGTACA TGCCCTCCCTTGAAGGGCAAAGTCCAACGCATCCTGCACTGGGCCTGGAAGGAGCCGCCGGCCACCCCGCTCCCACCTGTGCTGCCCACCCCGGACGCGGAGCTGGCCCTCCCCGCGCCAAAGGTGCTGGAGGGGATCCCAGAGCGCGAGTTTTTTGTGAAGTGGGCAGGCCTCTCCTACTGGCACTGCTCCTGGGTCAAGGAGCTGCAG CTGGAGCTCTACCACACTGTGATGTACCGCAACTACCAACGGAAGAACGACATGGATGAGCCACCGGCCTTCGACTACGGCTCTGGGGACGAGGACAGCCAGAGGGAGAAGCGGAAGAACAAAGACCCGCAGTACGCCAAGATGGAGGAGCGGTTCTACCGCTACGGCATCAAGCCTGAGTGGATGATGATCCACCGCATCCTGAACCACAG CTTTGATAAAAAGGGAGACATCCATTACCTGATCAAGTGGAAAGACCTGCCCTACGACCAGTGCACCTGGGAGATCGATGAGATAGACATCCCATACTATGAAAACCTCAAACACCTCTACTGGAACCACAG GGAGCTGATGCTGGGGGAGGACACGCGCCCTCTGAAGAAGCTgaacaagaaagggaaaaagctgaaagaggagaagctggaaaagccTCCAGAAACGCCTCTCGTGGAT CCTACGGTGAAGTTTGACAAGCAGCCGTGGTACATCGATGCCACGGGAGGCACGCTCCATCCTTACCAGCTCGAAGGGCTAAACTGGCTGAGATTTTCCTGGGCCCAAGGAACGGATACTATCCTGGCTGATGAGATGGGGCTGGGGAAGACTGTGCAGACTATTGTGTTCTTGTATTCTCTGTACAAGGAG GGCCACTCGAAAGGGCCGTATCTGGTCAGCGCCCCTCTCTCCACCATCATCAACTGGGAGCGTGAGTTTGAGATGTGGGCACCCGACTTCTACGTCGTGACCTACACGGGCGACAAAGAAAGCCGGTCGGTCATCCgggaaaatgaattttcttttgaagacaacGCCATCCGGAGTGGAAAGAAGGTCTTCCGGATGAAG AAGGAAGCGCAGATCAAGTTCCATGTCCTGCTCACCTCCTACGAGCTGATCACTATTGACCAGGCGGTGCTGGGCTCCATTGAGTGGGCCTGTCTGGTGGTGGATGAAGCGCACAGGCTGAAGAACAACCAGTCCAAG ttctTTAGAGTACTAAATAGCTACAAGATCGATTACAAGCTGCTGCTCACCGGCACTCCGCTCCAGAACAACTTGGAAGAGCTCTTCCACCTGCTCAATTTCCTGACTCCTGAGAGGTTTAA TAACCTGGAGGGGTTCCTGGAGGAGTTTGCAGACATCTCCAAGGAGGACCAGATCAAAAAGCTCCATGATCTGCTGGGTCCCCACATGCTGCGGCGGCTCAAGGCAGATGTGTTCAAGAACATGCCGGCCAAGACAGAGCTGATCGTGAGAGTGGAGCTGAGCCAGATGCAGAA GAAGTACTACAAGTTCATACTGACGAGGAATTTCGAAGCCCTGAATTCGAAAGGTGGTGGGAACCAGGTCTCGCTGCTCAACATCATGATGGACCTGAAGAAGTGCTGTAATCACCCGTACCTCTTCCCTGTGGCGGCAGTG GAGGCCCCGGTTCTGCCCAATGGATCCTACGATGGGAATTCTTTGGTCAAATCTTCTGGGAAACTGATGCTGCTCCAAAAGATGCTGAAGAAGTTACGGGATGGGGGTCACAGAGTTCTCATCTTCTCCCAG GCTTTCAGCAGAGCTCACCGCATCGGCCAGAACAAGAAGGTGATGATCTATCGCTTTGTGACCAGAGCCTCTGTTGAAGAGCGCATCACCCAGGTGGCCAAAAGGAAGATGATGCTTACCCACCTCGTGGTCCGCCCGGGGCTCGGCTCCAAGTCGGGCTCCATGACCAAGCAAGAGCTGGACGACATCCTCAAGTTTGGGACAGAAGAGCTCTTCAAGGATGATGTGGAAG GCATGGTGTCTCAGGGACAGCGGATCACCATGCCGGATGCTGTCACCCCTTTCTCTGACGCGCTGTCAACCAAAGGGGGTGCAGTGACTCCCGGcatgaaaaaaaagcacagtggcACCCCACCAG GTGACAATAAGGATGTGGATGACAGCAGTGTGATCCACTACGATGACGCTGCCATCTCTAAGCTTCTGGACCGAAACCAGGATGCGACTGATGACACGGAGCTCCAGAACATGAACGAGTATCTCAGCTCCTTTAAAGTGGCCCAGTATGTTGTGAGAGAAGAGGATGGTGTG GAGGAGGTGGAACGTGAGATCATCAAGCAAGAGGAGAATGTGGACCCTGACtactgggagaagctgctgcggCACCACTatgagcagcagcaggaagatcTGGCCAGGAActtggggaaagggaagagaatcCGCAAGCAGGTCAACTACAATGACGCCTCGCAGGAGGACCAAG AGTGGCAGGATGAGCTCTCCGACAACCAGTCGGAGTACTCCATTGGCTctgaggatgaggatgaagacTTTGAAGAGAGGCCAGAAGGTCAGA GTGGCAGAAGACAATCCCGGAGGCAGCTGAAGAGTGACCGGGATAAGCCTCTCCCTCCTTTGCTGGCAAGAGTTGGGGGAAATATCGAG GTTCTCGGCTTCAACGCCCGCCAGCGCAAGGCTTTCCTGAATGCCATCATGCGCTGGGGCATGCCGCCCCAGGATGCCTTCAACTCTCACTGGCTGGTCCGGGATCTGCGAGGGAAGAGCGAGAAGGAGTTCAG GGCGTACGTCTCTCTCTTCATGAGACATTTGTGCGAACCTGGGGCAGACGGTGCCGAAACCTTTGCGGATGGCGTTCCCCGGGAAGGGCTGTCGCGCCAGCATGTGCTGACTCGGATAGGAGTCATGTCACTAGTAAGGAAGAAG GTCCAGGAGTTTGAGCATGTCAATGGGAAGTACAGCACTCCAGATCTGATCCTCGAGGGCCCGGAGAGCAAGAAGTCCAGCGAGATTGTGTCCTCGGGTCCCAACACCCCCATCCCAGCCAGCCCAGCACATATGCACGCGGGATCTGTGGCCCTTGTGG ACAAAATAGAAACCCAACTCGGGTTccaggaggaaaaggagcaagTGGAGCAGAAGTCCAGGAAGGTGTCTGACAGCCAG GTGCCTGTGAGCGCCGAGAAGGCGGAAAGCGAAGAGTGCACAGAAAGCTGCGACAGCAAGGAGAAGCCGAGGGTGGAGAAGCAAGAGGAGAGTGAAAAGGCTGAGCCTTCTCCTGAGCCCCTGGTGAAAG ATGAGGGCATTCAAGAGAAGGAGAAGCCTTTGGAGAAGCCGGAGTTGAACAGCAgcctggggaaaggggaggacaAAGAAGTCAAACCAG CAGAGGACGCCAAGGCGGAGGAGAAGGAGCAAAGCGAGGCTCAGCAAAACGgtgacagagaggaagaggaggatggaaAGAAGGATGACAGAAACATGAACTTCCGATTCATGTTCAACATTGCTGACGGCGGCTTTACAG AGCTGCACACGCTGTGGCAGAACGAGGAGAGGGCTGCCATCTCCTCTGGCAAGATCTACGACATCTGGCACCGCCGACACGACTACTGGCTGTTGGCAGGAATTGTCAC TCACGGCTATGCCCGCTGGCAGGACATCCAGAACGACCCACGCTACGTGATCCTGAACGAGCCGTTCAAGTCGGAGATACATAAGGGGAACTACCTCGAGATGAAGAACAAGTTCCTTGCCCGGCGGTTCAAG TTGCTGGAGCAGGCCCTGGTGATCGAGGAGCAGCTGCGGAGGGCTGCGTACCTCAACATGACCCAAGACCCCAGTCACCCGGCCATGGCATTGAACGCCCGTCTGGCTGAAGTGGAGTGCCTTGCCGAGAGCCACCAGCATCTCTCCAAAGAGTCCCTGGCTGGGAACAAGCCCGCAAATGCCGTCCTGCACAAGG TGCTGAACCAGCTCGAGGAGCTGCTGAGTGACATGAAGGCTGACGTGACGCGCCTGCCGTCCATGCTGTCCCGCATCCCGCCCGTGGCCGCCCGGCTGCAGATGTCCGAGCGGAGCATCCTCAGCCGCCTGGCCACCCGTGGCGGGGACCCCGCCGTCCAGCAG GGCTCCTTCGGCTCCTCCCAGATCTACAACAACAACTTTGGGCCAAATTTCCGAGGTCCTGGGCCGGGTGGGATTGTCAACTACAGCCAGATGCCTCTGGGACCGTACGTGACCG ATATTTAG